The genomic DNA TCGGGTCCGACTACCGCGTGAGGATCGATCACGCTGGCGAAACGCCAGCCGCGCGCCGACCAACGTTCGAACAGGCGCTTGCGCGCCGAATGGGGTTCCAGCGAGCCGACGCCGTTGACCAGTTTCGTTGCGGCGGAATCGAAACCGGCGAGAACGCTTTCGTCACCCAGGACAGCAACGCCCAGGACCGGGCAATCGCTCGCCGCCGTCTCGGCAACGACGCAGCCCCGCACCTCGACGCCCAAGCGGCGCAGGGACGCGATCAGCACCTTGGCGTGCCCGCCCGCGCCCAAAACAACGACCGGATCGCTCATCGCTTCATCATCCACGGACTCGAGGGGATATTGGCCAGGCGGGCGAACGTCGCCTCGGTGACGGCAAGATCGTCGGCGCGCGGGGCCTCGCGGTGGGCGGCGGTCTGGTGTAGCGGCCGCCAACACGGCCGGGTCTGGATGCCGGCGGCGTTGGTTTCGGCGAGAAAGCGGTCGCGCGTCTCGGCGTCGTCGAAGCGCAGCGCGTTGAGCCAGTAGTTGCCGCGATCC from Rhodospirillales bacterium includes the following:
- a CDS encoding aminotransferase DegT — encoded protein: DRGNYWLNALRFDDAETRDRFLAETNAAGIQTRPCWRPLHQTAAHREAPRADDLAVTEATFARLANIPSSPWMMKR